TTGAGGGCAAGATCCTTGACCTGGTCATAGGTAAGATTGTTATTCGCCGCCAGGTAATCATCAACCACATGAGCGCGATGGAAGGGTCCGAAGGAGTAGCTGGCGTTATTCCAGGAATTGGGATAGCCCGCACGCGCCTTATTGTTCCAGCCGCAATAATATCCCTGGCTTGTGTTGCGATCGGTTGAACGCGGAATCAGGTTTGCCGAATCCCACTCAAGGGCTGCGCCGACGCGCTGCGGCATCCGCCATTCGCCGCCATAGGGACGTACGGGATCCCTGCCCGACATCCAGTAGGCGATGTTGCCGTCCCTGTCAACGTATGTATAGTGCTGCGATAGAGGCACATTCTCAATTGCCGCCCCGAACTGATCCATGCTGGTCGCCCGGGCCAGGCCAAGATACGCCTTGATAACCTTGAATTCATATCCCCAATGGGAATACTTCCAGGAAATGGGGGGCGCCGCGTTGATAACCGGCCCGTGAGACGTCCGGTATATCGGCAGGGAGACATCCGCCGCGCCGGCGACCTTGATCGTCTCCGTCCTGTGCAGGGTCACCGCCGCCGCCGGCTCCATATAGTAATCCACCGTGTGGGCATGACCCACTTGCATGGACCACGCGTGGTGCGGCGTACGCCCGATGACGATGGCCGGAAGCCCCGTGATTATCATCCCGGAGACATTCAAGCCGCCGGCTTTTATAGAACCCTCGCCGATGATTGAGGGAACCGAAAATCCCATCTGCGGGCCGGAGTAGAGCATCGGATTGCCGGTCGCCGTTTTGGTCCCCTTGATCGCCCAGGCATAACTGCCCATCTTCACGTAAGCATTTATCTTTTTCAGGTTATCGTCGATCTGTTCCCGCGTCTCGGAGATGCTCGCGGCAACCGCGCGCAGATCGGGGAGTGAGGACGGCGGGTTATCCATTAGCGGCGTCCGCGCTGCCTGGCTTGCGGCAAGGGGAACTTTGGCTGGATTGGGGATATAGGTCAAGGCGCTGGGATCGTCAAGCCATCGCAGGTCCTCGAACATCTTTGCACCGGTGGCAGCTCCATATTGGGCCACAAGTCCCTGGTACAAGGCAGCATTATCGATCTGGCCTGATTTTTGCGCCTCTACGTCAAAGTTTCTCATCATCAGCACAGCCCACGCCAGTACATCCTTGTAATTCCAGTCTTCCAGAGTTGCGCTTGTCATCCCTACCGCTGAAAACTCGAAGGGAAGCAGGGAAGGATCTTTGCGAATCTCGGCAATGCGCCGGTTAAAACCTGCCACATAACCATTGATGACATCCTTC
Above is a genomic segment from Syntrophobacterales bacterium containing:
- a CDS encoding penicillin acylase family protein, giving the protein MREKNFQTLNKASFHWLIWLIILIFPIIIFSGCSDSDPAPRASTVTTTRDAQGVWFIAGAEQDRLYDVFEAMGYAVAQDRLWQGETFRRAARGRLAEIFGAAYVSQDTLVRTTGYSDQELADGFAALGAEEKDVINGYVAGFNRRIAEIRKDPSLLPFEFSAVGMTSATLEDWNYKDVLAWAVLMMRNFDVEAQKSGQIDNAALYQGLVAQYGAATGAKMFEDLRWLDDPSALTYIPNPAKVPLAASQAARTPLMDNPPSSLPDLRAVAASISETREQIDDNLKKINAYVKMGSYAWAIKGTKTATGNPMLYSGPQMGFSVPSIIGEGSIKAGGLNVSGMIITGLPAIVIGRTPHHAWSMQVGHAHTVDYYMEPAAAVTLHRTETIKVAGAADVSLPIYRTSHGPVINAAPPISWKYSHWGYEFKVIKAYLGLARATSMDQFGAAIENVPLSQHYTYVDRDGNIAYWMSGRDPVRPYGGEWRMPQRVGAALEWDSANLIPRSTDRNTSQGYYCGWNNKARAGYPNSWNNASYSFGPFHRAHVVDDYLAANNNLTYDQVKDLALNIATTDSFGGGGNPWKYVSSYFTTAVNAAPDAPVAARTAALALLTAWDGHFVDGGSASWAAGTDRADAWMLMDAWIKEVINLTFEELDANTTIQKAKVNGVLFNTLLHGLRTGGVTNYYNWFQNADGAKPQTANAIIVKALDNVLVTLGAQPWGAAMRGFIPFNHDMLGNVWANKTPFSSRSTYAHVLEYGSAGPLKIKSMFPLGESGDIRVGGGGAPAFDANFFTMTPAYDNFIYRDFPLF